One Micromonas commoda chromosome 7, complete sequence genomic window carries:
- a CDS encoding predicted protein — MTHPVKDAASGLLRLTGTVLRGAGKITAGVVDAALVCSAVGALRRSKMRGVVKAAVKSAQKAVGEMIENIMRAKSDGKDCDSLGEVLVKCFIVIPVMTPVFVVVGNMAFVCELGAGTMAVAGPPGLVAFAGMRYLRSKDSPLGRREVNKLDKLMTLARLVGIAAPCAVLFDGKGMNRLFDEVAAEIDEEEREEARRAREEEARERESEEERGESGARGEGAEAAV, encoded by the coding sequence ATGACGCATCCCGTGAAAGACGCCGCATCGGGCCTGCTGCGCCTCACCGGCACCGTCCTGCGAGGTGCCGGTAAGatcaccgcgggcgtcgtcgacgcggcgctcgtttGCTCCGCCGTGGGCGCGCTGCGCAGGAGCAAGATGCGGGGCGTGGTGAAGGCCGCGGTCAAGTCGGCGCAGAAGGCGGTGGGCGAGATGATCGAGAACATCATGCGGGCCAAGAGCGATGGCAAAGACTGCGACTCGCTCGGTGAGGTGCTCGTCAAGTGCTTCATCGTCATTCCAGTCATGACCCCGGTGTTCGTCGTGGTGGGCAACATGGCGTTTGTGTGCGAGTTGGGCGCCGGGAcgatggcggtggcggggccGCCCGGCTTGGTCGCCTTCGCGGGAATGAGGTACCTGCGGTCCAAGGACTCTCCCCTCGGGAGACGCGAGGTGAACAAGCTGGATAAGCTCATGACGCTGGCCAGGTTAGTcggcatcgcggcgccgtgcgcggtGTTGTTCGACGGCAAGGGGATGAACAGGCTGTTCGACgaagtcgccgccgagatcgacgaggaggagagggaggaggcgaggcgggcgcgggaggaggaggcgcgggagagggagtcggaggaggaacgcggggagtcgggcgcgcggggggagggagccgaggcggcggtctGA
- a CDS encoding predicted protein, translating into MDAQTTLKICGVANGVYAAQMLGAPQWANDFYFKEGHKSNKNWQNWFGLAIAGQATAQILASNESAPNKAVLGATVINNVAATLLMLKQKDDFKPEQLAINGAFVAGLGALAFKAYNDSK; encoded by the exons ATGGACGCTCAGACCACGCTCAAGATCTGCGGAGTCGCTAAC GGCGTCTACGCCGCCCAGATGCTCGGCGCTCCCCAGTGGGCGAACGACTTTTACTTCAAGGAGGGCCACAAGTCCAACAAGAACTGGCAGAACTG GTTCGGCCTGGCCATCGCGGGCCAGGCCACCGCCCAGatcctcgcgtcgaacgAGTCCGCCCCCAACAaggccgtcctcggcgccaccgtcatcaacaacgtcgccgcgacgctcttGATGCTCAAGCAGAAGGACGATTTCAAGCCTGAACAGCTCGCGATCAACGGCGCCTTTGTCGCGGgtctcggcgcgctcgccttcAAGGCTTACAACGACTCCAAGTGA
- a CDS encoding predicted protein has translation MACRPGKPPAIALSRPGVLRVARGALARAGWYFWGVPAAWSLEAHERDFARWGSEVLDESPVTARDLVETMDDDVFGARFDALYDALQAAGAARMKHAKRGASFGDHLVEVARWLRIFRGEECSLVLAGLGHTCYGSELFPAPLASLTDRVDVRRTLGADTERLMFLYATTSQARWYREVLRCNRRGLQHFGEDRETRPNAGRYRHEASWPIAVNFYTGETCRLHGAECAALTLMHAADIYSVLARPVKSNPNVHGGGRYDGRRQSEARALVLFMVQEAEEMVRALAESPEMSHRANTRHHLMCRELSERLGRWRADEVNGWRRDFGFDDGDWRHLRNALERLRARKLDASFVGHATGALR, from the coding sequence atggcgtgccGGCCGGGGAAGCCGCCGGCGATCGCCCTCTCGCGCCCCGGCgtgctccgcgtcgcgcgcggcgccctcgcgcgcgcgggttggTACTTTTGGGGCGTACCCGCGGCGTGGTCTCTCGAGGCGCACGAAAGGGATTTCGCGCGTTGGGGATCGGAGGTGCTGGACGAGtcgcccgtcaccgcgcgtGATCTCGTCGAGACGATGGACGATGACGTCTTCGgcgcgcgcttcgacgcgTTGTACGATGCCCtgcaggcggcgggcgcggcgcgcatgaAACACGCGAAGAGAGGGGCATCGTTCGGCGACCATCTGGTCGAGGTTGCGCGTTGGCTGAGAATCTTCCGCGGTGAGGAGTGCTCACTGGTCCTCGCGGGGCTCGGGCATACGTGCTACGGCAGCGAGCTGttcccggcgccgctcgcgtcgctcaccgaTCGCGTGGACGTGCGCCGAACCCTGGGAGCCGACACCGAGCGCCTGATGTTCCTCTACGCGACCACAAGCCAGGCGCGATGGTACCGCGAGGTGCTTCGATGCAACCGACGCGGGCTGCAACACttcggcgaggaccgcgaaACGCGGCCGAACGCCGGACGGTATCGTCACGAAGCGAGCTGGCCGATCGCCGTCAACTTTTACACCGGGGAGACGTGCCGACTGCACGGGGCCGAGTGCGCGGCTCTGACGTTGATGCACGCGGCGGACATTTACAGCGTCCTGGCGCGTCCCGTCAAATCAAATCCAAACGTGCACGGGGGCGGGAGGTACGACGGGCGGAGACAGTCGGAGGCCAGGGCTCTGGTGCTGTTCATGGTgcaggaggctgaggagatggtgcgcgcgctcgcggagtcGCCCGAGATGTCGCACAGGGCCAACACGCGCCACCACCTCATGTGCAGGGAGCTGTCGGAGCGCCTGGGTCGATGGCGAGCCGACGAGGTGAACGGGTGGCGGAGAGATTTCgggttcgacgacggcgactggCGCCACCTGCGGAACGCGCTGGAGAGGCTGCGGGCGCGAAAGCTggacgcgtcgttcgtcgggCACGCCACCGGTGCGCTGCGATGA
- a CDS encoding predicted protein — protein sequence MVFMGVRGVWAALWCVLVLAARVDATSRGSLAPVTHRRLADDESAKATGGDAKGSWSEWRYRSNEELANAMDALHAGPCAGISKLTTIGTSVRGVEMRAMEVSTQPGVEQTKPGIMLVGNMHGDEPVGRELIIRFARLLCIAHERRQRSAGGDGTGEGEGGLDKDPLDEASAKLLDEAAVVARRARVFLVPTMNPDGFSAKRRNNAASVDLNRDFPDQFNEPGLPARFDARQPETAAMMRFSEGVNATAALNFHEGALVANYPYDAISGSNRKAGYSKSPDDAAFRRLAKVYARAHPTMATAANEEFPEGITNGARWYPLWGGMQDWHYLKTQTMDVTVEVNERKWPDESSLVRLWTEHAPAMIAYATAVATTSTTGKVTDSLTGEPVRGAVLAVAGVDGVRFTPSTRTGYYARFLPPGRHEVTASAPGYYPQTRTADAGARLDISLRRMEDAADADDVAGDGDHGAAAVVGNGDARPGPNPKPGSAGFGGDTAGGAVVGLGGGDTAGGELVRVGELAAAVAAAVAWLAWRWRRRKRARLAALREGTQLSGVRIDG from the coding sequence ATGGTGTTCATGGGTGTTCGTGGCGTCTGGGCGGCGCTGTGGTGCGTTctggtcctcgccgcgcgcgtcgacgccacgtcgcgcggctcgctcgcgcccgtgacGCACCGCcgtctcgccgacgacgagagcgcgaaggcgacggggggcgacgcgaagggatCGTGGAGCGAGTGGAGGTACCGGTCCAACGAAGAGCTAGcgaacgcgatggacgccttGCACGCCGGGCCGTGCGCCGGGATTTCGAAGTTGACCACGATCGGCACGAGCGTGAGGGGCGTGGAGATGCGCGCCATGGAGGTGTCCACCCAGCCGGGCGTCGAGCAGACCAAACCCGGGATCATGCTCGTCGGCAACatgcacggcgacgagcccgtgGGACGCGAGCTCATCATACGATTCGCCAGGCTCCTGTGCATCGCGcacgagcggcggcagcgatcggcggggggcgacggcaccggcgagggcgagggagggCTCGACAAGGATCCGTTGGACGAGGCATCCGCGAAATTgctcgacgaagccgccgtcgtcgcgagacgcgcgagggtgttCCTCGTGCCGACGATGAACCCCGACGGCTTCAGCGCCAAGCGCAGGAACAACGCCGCATCCGTGGACCTGAACCGCGATTTCCCCGATCAGTTCAACGAACCCGGGTTGCCGGCAAGGTTCGACGCTCGGCAaccggagacggcggcgatgatgcgATTCAGCGAGGGCGtcaacgccaccgcggcgctgaactttcacgagggcgcgctcgtggccAACTACCCGTACGACGCCATCAGCGGGAGCAACAGGAAGGCTGGATACTCCAAGtccccggacgacgccgcgttcaggCGCCTGGCGAAGGTttacgcgcgcgcgcatccgacgatggccaccgccgccaacgaGGAATTCCCCGAGGGGATCACTAACGGCGCGCGGTGGTACCCGCTGTGGGGCGGGATGCAGGACTGGCACTATCTCAAGACCCAGACCATGGACGTCACGGTGGAGGTGAACGAGCGCAAGTGGCCGGACGAGTCGTCGCTGGTACGGCTGTGGACCGAGCACGCCCCGGCGATGATCGCgtacgcgacggcggtggcgaccaCATCGACGACGGGAAAAGTGACGGATTCTCTCACCGGCGAACCCGTGCgtggcgccgtcctcgccgtcgcgggcgtcgacggcgtccgtttcacgccgtcgacgcgcacggggTACTACGCGAGGTTCCTGCCGCCGGGGAGGCACGAGgtgaccgcgtccgcgccgggttATTATCCGCAGACGAGGACTGCGGACGCGGGAGCGCGACTCGACATCTCGCTCCGAAGGATGgaagacgcggcggacgcggacgatgtggccggggacggggatcacggggcggcggcggtggtagGTAATGGGGACGCGCGGCCCGGACCGAACCCGAAGCCGGGATCGGCGGGTTTTggcggcgacacagctggcggcgcggtcgtcgggttgggcggcggggacacagctggcggggagctcgtccgggtcggggagctcgcggcggctgtcgcggcggccgtcgcgtGGTTGGCGTGGAGGTGGCGCAGGCGGAAGAGGGCGAGactcgccgcgcttcgcgaggGGACGCAGCTCTCCGGCGTCCGGATCGACGGTTGA
- a CDS encoding predicted protein: protein KVAEEKKKSRPRVRENSEMVVVRGVKYLKLECVGQGGTCKVYKVLCPKRKTYALKRIRLQGREKETIAGFMDEIRLLQSLRGKDNIIQLVDAEVCKTEGLIYVVLEYGEIDLARLLSKREKQARAKGKGGANGQSNAGMIDDNFLRLYFEQMVEAVGTIHELKIVHSDLKPANFLFVEGALKLIDFGIAKQDTSKTDTTNIVRDHQVGTVNYMSPEAILNGQPSALGGPLKVGRASDIWSLGCILYQMVYGQTPFARITGMIPKLHAITDPKHEIPMPPVANPHLTALISACLERHPHRRITIAEILKHPFLRP, encoded by the coding sequence aaggtggcggaggagaagaagaaatCCCGACCGAGGGTTCGCGAAAATTCCGAGAtggtcgtcgtccgcggcgtcaaGTACCTGAAGCTCGAGTGCGTCGGCCAGGGCGGCACGTGCAAGGTGTACAAGGTGCTCTGCCCCAAGCGCAAGACGTACGCGCTCAAGCGCATCCGTCTGCAGGGCCGCGAGAAGGAGACCATCGCGGGGTTCATGGATGAGATTCGATTGCTCCAATCGCTGCGCGGGAAGGATAACATCAtccagctcgtcgacgccgaggtttGCAAGACGGAGGGTCTCATCtacgtcgtcctcgagtaCGGCGAGATCGACCTCGCGCGTTTGCTGTCCAAGCGCGAGAAGCAGGCGAGGGCCAAGGGTAAGGGGGGCGCGAACGGCCAGAGCAACGCCGGGATGATCGACGATAACTTCCTTCGGCTCTACTTTGAGCAGATGGTGGAAGCCGTCGGCACCATCCACGAGCTCAAGATCGTCCACTCGGATCTCAAACCCGCGAACTTCCTGTTCGTCGAGGGCGCACTCAAGCTGATCGACTTTGGAATCGCGAAGCAGGACACCAGCAAGACGGACACCACGAACATCGTGCGCGACCACCAGGTGGGAACCGTAAACTACATGTCCCCGGAGGCGATTCTCAACGGGCAGCCGAGCGCGCTGGGCGGGCCGCTTAAAGTCGGCCGGGCCTCCGACATCTGGTCGCTGGGGTGCATCCTCTACCAGATGGTCTACGGCCAgacgccgttcgcgaggATCACCGGAATGATTCCCAAGCTGCACGCCATCACCGATCCGAAGCACGAGATTCCGATGCCGCCGGTGGCTAACCCGCACCTCACGGCGCTCATCAGCGCGTGCCTGGAGCGACATCCGCACCGACGCATCACCATCGCGGAAATTCTCAAGCACCCGTTCctgcgcccg
- a CDS encoding predicted protein — protein MVWTTFWRGEMSLAARVVALVPTRSRAARPNATRHRRDIVVMASATSTDASFVGRWTRDGSRSVNAEAYLASHGLDVAKAAERAAAPYEQEWRETGAEEGEFLVLTDPGTGRGVRSLVYPIGEWEEEFKGSSELFGAEPGVVYRNTTYNEIPHLGPVHLTESATPLGWETTQRTLSKDGNEMVVDRSFTPRMPDGSAGEKISSKEYFTRVMVFRPLDAS, from the coding sequence ATGGTCTGGACCACTTTTTGGAGGGGGGAGatgagcctcgccgcgcgtgtcgtcgcgctcgtcccgacccgttcccgcgcggctcgtccCAACGCCacacgccatcgtcgcgacaTCGTCGTCATGGCATCTGCGACGTCgaccgacgcgtcgttcgtgGGGCGATGGACCCGCGACGGATCGCGCAGCGTCAACGCGGAGGCGtacctcgcgtcgcacggcctcgacgtcgccaaggcggccgagcgcgcggcggcgccgtacgAGCAGGAGTGGCGCGagaccggcgcggaggagggcgagttTCTGGTGCTGACGGACCCGGGAACCGGACGCGGGGTCCGATCGCTCGTCTACCCCATCGGCGAGTGGGAGGAGGAGTTCAAGGGATCGAGCGAACtcttcggcgccgagcccggcgtGGTGTACCGCAACACGACGTACAACGAGATTCCGCACCTCGGACCGGTGCACCTGACCGAGAGCGCCACGCCGCTGGGATGGGAGACGACGCAGCGGACGCTGAGTAAGGACGGGAACGAGATGGTGGTGGACAGGTCGTTCacgccgaggatgccggACGGATCCGCGGGTGAGAAGATCAGCAGCAAGGAGTACTTCACGCGGGTGATGGTGTTCAGgcccctcgacgcgtcgtga
- a CDS encoding predicted protein has translation MSAFTLSASHAVAKTAGLRAKTQAGSAVRRAVTTKAAVKVGDKAPDFALMGEGFEVTKLSDLKGSKVVLAFFPAAFSGDADGGCQCQLQALQSIAKTDGVKVLGICKDQPFAMGAWKQVQGIDCLSDWSLKTCEAYVGTLDFGEFLDGLDVSTDFKGYMASRRGCVVLDEDQKVIYSWNGMPDQLPDTTEIQAALGIGKTDFA, from the exons ATGTCCGCTTTcaccctctccgcctcccacgccgtcgccaagacCGCCGGTCTCCGCGCCAAGACCCAG GCCGGatccgccgtccgccgcgccgtgacCACCAAGGCTGCCGTCAAGGTTGGCGACAAGGCGCCGGACTTCGCCCTCATGGGTGAGGGCTTCGAGGTCACCAAGCTCTCTGATCTCAAGGGCAGCAAGGTTGTCCTCGCCTTcttccccgccgccttctccggcgacgccgacggcggatgCCAGTGCCAGCTCCAGGCCCTCCAGTCCATCGCCAAGACTGACGGCGTCAAGGTCCTCGGCATTTGCAAGGACCAGCCCTTCGCCATGGGCGCCTGGAAGCAGGTCCAGGGCATCGACTGCCTCTCCGACTGGTCCCTGAAGACCTGCGAGGCGTACGTGGGCACCCTCGACTTTGGCGAGTTCCTCGACGGCCTCGACGTGTCCACCGACTTCAAGGGGTACATGGCGTCCAGGCGCGGCTGCGtggtgctcgacgaggaccaGAAGGTGATCTACTCGTGGAACGGCATGCCCGACCAGCTCCCGGACACCACCGAGATCCAGGCCGCGCTCGGCATCGGCAAGACCGACTTCGCGTGA
- a CDS encoding predicted protein, with product MGVIRLLALAAFVAYSRGDLWDVTGHDSARETAADEHYRGDLRIAFGSCNRHDRAQDLWPAVRSLSADAWVWLGDAIYADGKVDNVRRYGGRAFHRDAYATQNEHPEYAALRAETRILGTWDDHDYGFNNAGAEWREKEFAQRLFLDFLGEPLGSPRRTRAGVYEAYTFRGLGASQTGSARLILLDARFHASAKDGTLLGDEQWEWFERLMLGRRTGAEGAEGGAEGAEDYYDGDDEGRPSSEPRGGCVVFDGAEMNENTDCDPVDVTIVGSSVQVHAHTQELLAKMGIGMDIESWNDYPAERRRLFDLVAAANVRTRAVVLSGDVHHSEIGGSPAGCDLPSELVEITSSGMTHGVLEELPTKFLRRLARHSTWGMEYLPPWLFPDVGNLRRRRYVGYNFGEVVVDFGVDWDGDAEGGAEGGVDDDAFDAAVDASPPANRSPASERDFLRDDVSSSSSSSSSSSRVGRAPRAAAREPTVSLRIRGVDGGVKLSKTVPFSALEGEWAEYGARGASVSRSRAECRGESSLTAAQTWRLPVMLVGVALAGPAGTSLALWWLWREVGRVRRKRKAD from the coding sequence ATGGGCGTCATCCGGCtcctggcgctcgccgcgttcgtcgcgtaCTCGCGCGGGGACTTGTGGGACGTCACAGGCCACGACAGCGCGCGAgaaaccgccgcggacgagcacTACCGCGGCGACTTGCGCATCGCCTTCGGCTCGTGCAACCGCCACGACCGCGCGCAGGACCTGTGGCCCGCGGTCCGTTCCCTCTCCGCGGACGCTTGGGTgtggctcggcgacgccatctACGCCGACGGCAAGGTCGATAACGTCCGGCGCTACGGAGGCCGCGCCTTTCACCGCGACGCCTACGCGACGCAGAACGAGCACCCCGAGTACGCCGCCCTACGAGCCGAGACGCGCATCCTCGGAACGTGGGACGACCACGACTACGGCTTCAACAACGCGGGAGCGGAGTGGAGGGAGAAGGAATTCGCGCAGCGCTTATTCCTGGATTTCCTCGGCGAACCACTTgggtccccgcgccgaacaCGCGCGGGGGTGTACGAGGCGTACACGTTCAGGGGCTTGGGCGCGTCCCAAACGGGCAGCGCCCGGCTCATCTTACTCGACGCGAGGTTTCACGCGAGCGCAAAAGACGGGACgttgctcggcgacgagcagtGGGAGTGGTTCGAGCGGCTGATGCtcgggaggaggacgggtgccgagggtgccgaggggggtgccgagggtgccgaggactactacgacggcgacgacgagggacgTCCGAGCTCGGAACCGCGGGGCGGCTGCGTGGTGTTTGACGGCGCGGAGATGAACGAAAACACCGACTGCGACCCGGTGGACGTGACGATCGTGGGAAGCTCCGTGCAGGTCCACGCGCACACCCAGGAGCTGCTCGCGAAGATGGGGATCGGCATGGACATCGAGTCGTGGAACGACTACCCGGCGGAGCGTCGCCGGCTgttcgacctcgtcgccgcggctaaCGTTCGGACGCGAGCCGTCGTCCTCTCCGGAGACGTCCATCACTCGGAGATTGGCGGGTCACCCGCGGGGTGCGACCTGCcgtccgagctcgtcgagatTACCAGCAGCGGCATGACGCACGGGGTGCTGGAGGAGCTCCCGACGAAGTTCCTGAGACGGCTGGCGAGGCACTCGACGTGGGGGATGGAGTACCTGCCGCCGTGGCTCTTCCCCGACGTGGGTAaccttcgccggcgtcgataCGTCGGGTACAACTTCGGCGAGGTGGTCGTCGACTTCGGCGTCGACTGGGACGGGGatgccgaggggggtgccgaggggggtgtcgatgacgacgcgttcgacgccgccgtcgacgcgtcccctCCCGCCAACCGATCGCCCGCGTCTGAGCGCGACTttcttcgcgacgacgtgtcctcctcctcctcctcctcctcctcgtcgtcgagggtcggacgcgcgccgcgcgccgccgctcgggagCCGACCGTCTCGcttcgcatccgcggcgtcgacgggggcgtcAAGCTGTCGAAGACGGTGCCGTtctccgcgctcgagggcgagtGGGCCGAGTAcggcgctcggggcgcgtcggtgagccGATCGCGTGCGGAGTGTCGGGGCGAGTCTtcgttgacggcggcgcagacgTGGAGGTTGCCGGTGATGCTGGTCGGGGTGGCGCtggcgggacccgcggggacgtcgctcgcgttgTGGTGGCTGTGGAGGGAGGTTGGCCGCGTTCGGCGGAAGCGAAAGGCGGATTGA
- a CDS encoding predicted protein, whose product MGKTQDVVTREYTINLAKAVHGLTFKKRAPRAVQAVKKFAQKVMKTSDVRVDVKLNKAIWSKGIRNVPRKIRVQISRKRNDDEDATEDLYSYVTVVDGPTNEGTKVVDDV is encoded by the exons ATGGGCAAGACTCAGGACGTCGTGACCCGCGAGTACACCATCaacctcgccaaggcggtcCACGGACTGACCTTCAAGAAGAGGGCTCCTCGTGCGGTGCAAGCG GTGAAGAAGTTCGCGCAGAAGGTCATGAAGACCTCCGACGTGCGTGTTGACGTGAAGCTCAACAAGGCTATCTGGTCCAAGGGCATCCGCAAC GTTCCCCGCAAAATCCGCGTGCAGATCTCCCGCAAGcgcaacgacgacgaggacgccacg GAGGACCTCTACTCCTACGtgaccgtcgtcgacggcccCACCAACGAGGGCACCAAGGTTGTCGACGACGTCTAA
- a CDS encoding predicted protein, translating into RVVIELFDDKAPLAVENFKALCTGEKGMSKNCAVPYHYKGVKFHRVVKGFMMQGGDFAMQNGSGGESIWGKKFKDEKDGLKGRHDARGVVAMGNTGKNSNGSQFFITFAPCKQLDGKHVVFGKVVEGMNVIDKVEAVAVSPGGVTEEPTVPVVIADCGAL; encoded by the coding sequence agggtGGTCATCGAGCTGTTCGACGACAAGGCGCCGCTGGCGGTGGAGAACTTCAAGGCGCTGTGCACTGGCGAGAAGGGCATGAGCAAGAACTGCGCGGTTCCCTACCACTACAAGGGGGTCAAGTTCCACCGCGTGGTCAAGGGGTTCATGATGCAGGGCGGGGACTTCGCGATGCAGAACGGGAGCGGTGGGGAGAGCATCTGGGGCAAGAAGTTCaaggacgagaaggacggTCTGAAGGGCAggcacgacgcgaggggcgtgGTCGCGATGGGCAACACCGGGAAAAACTCCAACGGATCGCAGTTCTTCATCACCTTCGCGCCGTGCAAGCAACTCGACGGGAAGCACGTCGTGTTCGGTAAGGTGGTGGAGGGGATGAACGTGATCGACAAGGTCGAGGCGGTGGCCGTGTCCCCGGGTGGGGTCACGGAGGAACCGACCGTGCCGGTGGTCATCGCGGACTGCGGCGCGCTC
- a CDS encoding predicted protein yields the protein MTAEGAFAILLWTKVGDCFSVAACVRRSTKAICRPISRNGCGILHKSALGGRDASLRSAHSSVTPTATATAVEVHPRPPTTTTTSLTTTTDIDNTHMALFASPFHAFDTIFSDAFSHPFHRPRSRRRVWGPDPFRVAHRDPFVRFVLTDDAMDTDDVPNFDPEVSETDEGYLVSATCPGVRPEDLAIVAKPERGLLTVRSEKHPHVRADLRLPTGGAVDASNISASCIDGVLRIIVPKVAPKSELIRVDSAPATAMLEDAKDAEDAKDAEDAKDAHDDGDTIVINVPGFSRHDISISRKRPAETLLVEGASRALGGRKFRRVLRLADAEATVRAWCVDGLLTIRVVNPRATGVNVPVSATPLGLPAPGDDAADAGGPNKNADDVDGDVITLIQRAVPGVSAADFTVEIDRKNTLTARADASTRFGRRRYSFSVALPENVDKATVAAEVVNGVLTVCAAKPAAPERITVAVRGDVPASLPSAADKNKDDADANDGAVPVVEVDGMVEDVTEEDGR from the coding sequence ATGACTGCTGAAGGAGCGTTCGCGATCCTTCTTTGGACAAAAGTTGGAGACTGTTTTTCAGTCGCGGCCTGCGTGCGAAGGTCGACGAAGGCAATCTGCCGGCCGATCTCAAGAAACGGCTGTGGAATTTTGCATAAGAGCGCActcggcggtcgcgacgcatCACTTCGCTCTGCGCACAGCAGCGTAACACCGACCGCAAcagccaccgccgtcgaggtccaTCCCCGACCGCCAACGACCACCACAACCTCCctcaccaccaccaccgacATCGACAACACGCACATGGCGCTCTTCGCCTCTCCTTTCCACGCCTTCGACACCATCTTCTCCGATGCGTTTTCGCATCCCTTCCAccgcccgcgatcgcggaggcgagtCTGGGGCCCCGACCCGTTCCGCGTGGCCCATCGAGACCCCTTCGTGCGCTTCGTCCTCACCGATGACGCCATggacaccgacgacgtccccaACTTCGATCCCGAGGTGTCCGAGACCGACGAGGGCTACCTCGTCTCCGCCACCTGCCCCGGGGTCCGCCCCGAGGAtctcgccatcgtcgccaagcCCGAGCGCGGCCTGCTCACCGTGAGGTCCGAAAAGCACccgcacgtccgcgccgatctCCGCCTACCCACTGGCGGTGCCGTGGACGCCTCCAACATCTCCGCGTCGTgcatcgacggcgtgctCAGGATCATCGTCCCCAAGGTGGCGCCCAAGTCTGAGCTCATCCGCGTCgactccgcgccggcgaccgcgatgctcgaggacgccaaggacgccgaggacgccaaggacgcCGAAGACGCCAAGGACGCCCACGATGACGGTGACACCATCGTCATCAACGTCCCGGGCTTTTCCAGGCACGACATCTCCATCTCCCGCAAGAGGCCCGCGGAgaccctcctcgtcgaaggcgcgtcgcgcgcgctcggcggccgcaagttccgtcgcgtcctcagactcgccgacgccgaagcgACAGTCAGGGCGTGGTGCGTCGACGGCCTGCTCACGATTCGCGTGGTTAACCCTCGCGCGACTGGGGTGAACGTGCCGgtgtccgcgacgcccctcgGGCTTCCggcccccggcgacgacgccgccgacgccgggggcCCGAACAAAAACGCAGACgatgtcgacggcgacgtgatCACCCTGATCCAACGCGCGGTCCCCGGGgtttccgccgccgacttcACCGTCGAGATCGATCGCAAGAAcacgctcaccgcgcgcgccgacgcgtccacccgcTTCGGCCGCAGGCGTTACTCCTTCTCCGTCGCGCTGCCCGAGAACGTGGACAaggccaccgtcgccgccgaggttgttAACGGCGTCCTCACAGTCTGCGCcgcgaagcccgcggcgcccgaaCGAATCACGGtggccgttcgcggcgacgtccccgcctctcttccctccgccgccgataAAAacaaggacgacgccgacgccaacgacggcgccgtccccgtcgtcgaggttgacggcatggtcgaggacgtcaccgaggaggacgggcgTTGA